One Alkalispirochaeta americana DNA window includes the following coding sequences:
- a CDS encoding PAS domain-containing hybrid sensor histidine kinase/response regulator, whose product MEDLLKRFAPLDSRLLCTTNSSGIIVEANQTWQRILGYSPEEVQGARYSDFIFCDDQNQAEQTFQAMQHRPREDHQEDLKDEPFRCVLRLRAADGSLRFCQWLSFRQEKRFFISFEDITERYIAERHLRESEHRFLSLEENIPGVIFRTRISGASPLSFINGKVQDLTGYTPPELLLAAPKQLNLAHPEDIPQITSERQRAREENHHYATEYRILHKSGDIRWVYESGFVWYSPLGKEWFIDGLMIDITDRKDAEEKLTRYVEHTELQNLSLELARREAEAATRAKSEFISNMSHELRTPLNGIIGFADLLADTPLEEAQRQYLGYLQNSSQSLLKILSQILEFARLDGAFQEEETTSGLETIDVLSFFDSVTDSVLHPAQEKGLELLLHIAPEVPSSVVTDEGKALNILVHLLGNAIKFTDQGEIGIIVGYTPQEDPQTGFLTIRVRDTGGGIPEEKRRNLFRPFFQTDSSSTRKHEGLGLGLAIADRLARKVGPGLSVESREGWGSEFSFSLRCEAAIPLPAPPTPLHLHKVYLADSSRPALTILEDYLARSGITAEIETDPAEALEYWISPERSRTGEADLIFLPPSTAGKLLDKPGFASRFSERLVVLPSALDATRTTRLAEDHHLGGVLPKPVRLRVLTELLEKLDTPRKDLRERLVSPEPGRKKPLVMVVENDETNLLLLQAQLGKIVPEAEVLACRTGAEAVHAVRFVQPAIIFMDIQMPEMDGLEASRKIRKHQRGESTPIIAITAGVLPNQQKRCDEAGMNDVLPKPVTEARLQACLARWIPPDIVA is encoded by the coding sequence ATGGAAGATCTTCTGAAACGCTTTGCTCCCCTGGACTCACGGCTACTCTGCACCACAAACTCTTCGGGGATTATCGTCGAGGCAAATCAGACCTGGCAACGCATCCTGGGCTATTCCCCTGAGGAGGTGCAGGGCGCACGCTACAGCGACTTCATCTTCTGCGACGATCAGAACCAGGCAGAGCAGACCTTTCAGGCAATGCAGCACCGCCCCCGGGAAGATCACCAGGAAGACCTCAAGGATGAACCCTTTCGGTGCGTCCTGCGTCTTCGGGCTGCCGACGGCTCCCTGCGGTTCTGCCAGTGGCTTTCCTTTCGTCAGGAAAAACGCTTTTTCATCTCCTTCGAGGACATCACGGAACGCTACATCGCAGAGAGGCACCTGCGGGAGAGCGAACACCGGTTTCTCTCTCTGGAGGAAAACATCCCCGGAGTCATCTTTCGAACCCGCATCTCCGGCGCCAGCCCCCTCTCCTTCATCAACGGCAAAGTCCAGGATCTGACGGGCTACACTCCCCCGGAATTACTCCTGGCAGCCCCGAAGCAGCTGAACCTGGCACACCCCGAGGACATCCCCCAAATCACCAGCGAACGGCAGCGAGCCCGGGAAGAGAACCACCATTACGCAACGGAGTACCGGATTCTCCACAAATCAGGAGATATCCGCTGGGTCTACGAGAGCGGCTTTGTCTGGTACAGCCCCCTGGGGAAGGAGTGGTTTATCGATGGCCTCATGATCGACATTACCGACCGCAAGGACGCCGAAGAGAAGCTTACTCGCTACGTGGAACACACGGAACTGCAAAACCTGAGCCTGGAGCTGGCCCGGCGCGAGGCCGAGGCAGCCACCAGAGCCAAGAGTGAGTTTATTTCCAACATGAGCCACGAGTTGCGCACTCCCTTGAACGGGATCATCGGCTTCGCCGATCTTCTGGCTGATACTCCCCTGGAGGAGGCGCAACGCCAGTACCTGGGCTATCTGCAGAACTCCTCCCAATCCTTGCTGAAAATCCTCTCGCAGATCCTGGAGTTTGCCCGGCTCGATGGGGCCTTCCAGGAGGAAGAGACCACATCAGGGCTGGAAACGATCGATGTGCTCTCCTTTTTTGACTCCGTCACCGATTCGGTACTGCACCCGGCCCAGGAGAAAGGGCTGGAACTGCTTTTGCACATTGCCCCGGAGGTTCCCTCGTCGGTCGTGACCGACGAAGGAAAGGCGCTGAACATTCTGGTTCATCTCCTGGGAAACGCGATCAAGTTCACCGATCAGGGGGAAATAGGGATCATCGTTGGCTACACTCCCCAGGAAGACCCTCAGACGGGGTTCCTCACTATCCGGGTTCGTGACACGGGGGGCGGAATCCCCGAGGAGAAGCGGCGCAACCTCTTCCGCCCCTTCTTCCAGACAGACTCTTCCAGCACCAGAAAACACGAAGGCCTCGGGCTGGGCCTGGCGATCGCCGACAGGCTGGCCAGGAAGGTGGGGCCGGGACTTTCCGTGGAGAGCCGCGAGGGCTGGGGCAGCGAGTTTTCCTTCTCCCTGCGTTGCGAAGCGGCGATACCCCTTCCTGCTCCACCGACACCATTGCACCTGCATAAGGTCTACCTGGCTGATTCCAGCCGCCCAGCCCTGACCATTCTCGAGGATTATCTGGCAAGATCGGGAATCACCGCAGAGATCGAAACCGATCCCGCCGAGGCCCTGGAATACTGGATATCTCCCGAAAGGTCCCGCACCGGAGAGGCGGATCTCATCTTCCTTCCTCCATCCACAGCCGGGAAACTCCTGGATAAACCCGGTTTCGCCTCACGCTTCAGTGAGCGCCTTGTCGTCCTCCCCTCGGCCCTGGACGCAACTCGAACAACCCGCCTGGCCGAGGACCATCACCTGGGCGGCGTTCTCCCCAAACCAGTACGCCTCCGGGTGCTGACAGAGCTTCTGGAAAAACTCGACACGCCCCGGAAGGATCTTCGGGAGCGGCTTGTTTCACCAGAACCAGGCCGGAAAAAACCACTGGTCATGGTTGTGGAAAACGACGAAACCAATCTCCTGCTGCTGCAAGCCCAGCTGGGCAAGATTGTCCCCGAGGCCGAGGTGCTCGCCTGCCGCACAGGAGCCGAGGCGGTCCATGCGGTCCGCTTTGTTCAGCCCGCGATCATCTTTATGGATATCCAGATGCCCGAGATGGACGGCCTTGAGGCGAGCAGGAAGATCCGCAAACACCAGCGAGGAGAGTCGACACCGATCATCGCGATAACCGCAGGAGTCCTGCCGAACCAGCAGAAACGGTGCGACGAAGCAGGAATGAACGATGTGCTGCCAAAGCCGGTAACCGAAGCCCGCCTTCAAGCCTGCCTGGCCCGGTGGATTCCCCCGGATATTGTAGCCTGA
- a CDS encoding YitT family protein yields MSTLVTRVAKTLRSYLFLTGGLTLGALGWAGFIIPAGIIGGGATGIATVIHFLTGLDIGAAALAINLFLIALSMRIIGASFGIKTIYAITVFSLLLSLVSRQVTGPILAEPMMAMVTGSILAGVGSGIVFLNGGSTGGSDIIAMVINKYRNISLGRLLLCIDTLIISSSFFLFRSLETMIYGFVCMAILTYTVDLIINGTNETVQFFIFSRRHRELQHHIIHVARRGLTILPGVGGYSGQEVKVLMVIARKSESQVVLRLIKEIDPEAFITMGTVSGVYGQGFDTIKA; encoded by the coding sequence ATGTCGACCTTGGTAACCCGGGTAGCCAAAACTCTCAGATCCTACCTCTTTCTCACCGGGGGGCTTACCCTGGGCGCTCTGGGCTGGGCAGGGTTTATCATCCCTGCCGGGATCATCGGCGGGGGAGCCACAGGAATCGCCACGGTTATCCATTTTCTCACCGGCCTTGATATCGGTGCGGCAGCGCTGGCAATCAATCTCTTTCTGATTGCCCTGTCCATGAGAATTATCGGAGCCTCTTTCGGGATCAAAACGATCTATGCGATCACGGTGTTTTCGCTTCTTCTTTCTCTGGTGAGCCGTCAGGTCACCGGGCCGATTCTGGCAGAGCCGATGATGGCCATGGTCACGGGAAGCATTCTGGCGGGGGTGGGCAGCGGAATCGTCTTCCTCAACGGTGGGAGCACCGGTGGTTCTGATATCATCGCCATGGTGATCAACAAGTACCGGAATATCTCCCTGGGTCGGCTCCTTCTGTGTATCGATACGCTTATTATCAGCAGCTCCTTTTTCCTTTTTCGCTCGCTGGAAACGATGATCTACGGTTTTGTCTGCATGGCGATTCTTACCTACACGGTTGATCTGATCATCAATGGTACCAACGAGACAGTGCAGTTCTTTATCTTTTCCCGGCGCCACCGGGAGCTGCAACACCACATTATCCACGTGGCGCGGCGGGGGCTGACGATTCTTCCCGGGGTAGGGGGCTACTCCGGCCAGGAGGTGAAGGTGCTCATGGTGATCGCCCGCAAGAGCGAGAGCCAGGTGGTGTTGCGCCTGATCAAGGAGATTGATCCTGAAGCGTTTATTACCATGGGGACCGTCTCGGGCGTCTATGGTCAGGGGTTTGATACGATCAAAGCCTGA
- a CDS encoding hybrid sensor histidine kinase/response regulator, translated as MSRILVVDDDRASLLLIEKVLKHAGYEASCHLSPSSALEAFCLDTFDLILSDYYMPQMNGDQFLAEVRSRNQEIPFIFLTGNTDIQLAVALVKQGADDHITKPPIPENLLFRVQKNLKEREQQRLIRQVEEERKLMELENKQLANWRQLYAAKDITQTEQMVGLLSRTVNQAGGFMWLDLLESVVTPTDDGTGVVLGSELYTMILTAARAQRDIFQYITFIGELDKLELNLQRHPTQAVTQELFGFCRELFPHLTADSGRSLIEVPPRTALPGTVTLDREKMKDVLQELLINALKYSPEGSRVILEMGLAVSPETGQQILEIILQNDSKKSTTRDKSGQPIVGIPYDYSELVFDIFYTIEAFPVRSDQEKWGDGTGLYVARKLVKRHGGWISAGNGIDYTADPPRSFVRFTLKLPLSE; from the coding sequence ATGAGCAGAATACTCGTCGTAGACGACGACAGAGCGAGCCTCCTTCTGATCGAGAAGGTCCTGAAACACGCCGGTTACGAGGCGAGCTGTCACCTCTCCCCCTCGTCGGCCCTGGAGGCCTTCTGTCTGGATACTTTTGATCTGATCCTTTCTGATTACTACATGCCCCAAATGAACGGAGACCAGTTCCTGGCCGAGGTTCGGTCCCGAAACCAGGAGATTCCCTTTATCTTTCTGACGGGAAACACCGACATCCAGCTGGCCGTGGCTCTGGTAAAACAGGGCGCCGACGACCACATTACAAAACCCCCAATCCCCGAAAACCTTCTTTTCCGGGTGCAGAAAAATCTGAAAGAGAGGGAGCAGCAGCGCCTGATCCGCCAGGTGGAAGAAGAGCGAAAGTTGATGGAGCTGGAGAACAAGCAACTCGCCAACTGGCGCCAGCTCTATGCGGCCAAGGACATCACCCAGACAGAGCAAATGGTGGGGCTCCTCTCGCGAACGGTCAACCAGGCCGGGGGGTTCATGTGGCTTGATCTCCTGGAAAGCGTTGTAACCCCCACCGACGATGGCACCGGTGTGGTTCTGGGGTCCGAGCTCTACACCATGATCCTCACGGCAGCCAGGGCACAACGGGATATCTTTCAGTACATCACCTTTATCGGGGAGCTGGACAAGCTGGAGCTCAATCTGCAGAGGCACCCCACCCAGGCGGTAACGCAAGAACTCTTTGGTTTTTGCAGAGAGCTTTTCCCGCACCTCACGGCCGATTCCGGGAGATCCCTCATAGAGGTGCCGCCCCGGACCGCTTTGCCCGGCACGGTGACTCTGGACCGGGAAAAAATGAAGGATGTCCTCCAGGAACTTTTGATCAATGCCCTGAAATACTCCCCCGAGGGATCCCGGGTCATTCTGGAGATGGGGCTGGCCGTATCACCCGAGACGGGCCAGCAAATTCTCGAGATCATCCTGCAAAACGATTCAAAGAAGAGCACCACCAGGGATAAATCGGGGCAACCCATTGTGGGCATTCCCTACGATTACAGCGAACTGGTCTTCGATATTTTTTATACCATCGAGGCCTTCCCCGTCCGAAGCGACCAGGAGAAATGGGGCGATGGTACCGGGCTATACGTGGCACGAAAGTTGGTGAAGCGCCATGGCGGATGGATCTCCGCAGGAAACGGAATCGACTACACCGCTGACCCTCCCCGGTCTTTTGTGCGCTTTACCCTCAAGTTACCCCTGAGCGAATGA
- a CDS encoding response regulator has translation MAKKILVVDDSISMRQIISIILSEAGYQAVLAADGAEGLEKLDDQIELILCDYNMPNMNGVEFITQVRHGKINPAVPIVMVTTESENTRKQEGKAAGATAWLTKPVEKESLLQVVSKITRTLEF, from the coding sequence GTGGCAAAAAAAATTCTTGTGGTGGATGACTCGATCTCCATGCGGCAAATTATCTCGATTATCCTCTCCGAGGCAGGCTACCAGGCCGTCCTGGCAGCCGACGGGGCTGAGGGGCTGGAAAAACTGGACGATCAGATAGAGCTAATTCTCTGCGACTACAATATGCCCAATATGAACGGCGTGGAGTTTATCACCCAGGTGCGGCACGGCAAGATCAACCCAGCGGTTCCCATCGTGATGGTTACCACCGAAAGCGAAAATACGCGAAAGCAGGAGGGCAAGGCCGCCGGGGCCACGGCATGGCTCACCAAACCGGTGGAGAAGGAGTCTCTTCTTCAGGTGGTCTCCAAGATTACCCGAACCCTGGAGTTCTGA
- a CDS encoding STAS domain-containing protein → MKPLQIQREPDRTVITIRGNLNYAAAPELHQALKEALPLQGTIHLRLTGTDALDLAGVQVLLSLSRTAREAGQACTIDPGEAAPRIEKMLRFAGLKPIGTADHVDAR, encoded by the coding sequence ATGAAGCCTCTTCAAATTCAGCGAGAACCAGACCGAACGGTGATTACCATCAGGGGCAACTTGAACTATGCCGCCGCGCCGGAACTGCATCAGGCTCTGAAGGAAGCCCTCCCCCTTCAGGGAACAATCCACCTGCGACTAACCGGGACAGATGCCCTGGATCTGGCAGGCGTTCAGGTACTGCTCTCGCTCAGTCGCACCGCCCGGGAGGCGGGCCAGGCCTGTACCATTGACCCGGGTGAGGCCGCGCCGAGAATAGAGAAGATGCTTCGTTTTGCCGGGCTAAAACCCATAGGAACAGCTGACCATGTCGATGCACGCTGA
- a CDS encoding chemotaxis protein CheA encodes MSMHADPLETFRDEAQELLAALEQNLLALEENPSDHEMIGAAFRNLHTLKGSAGMFGMDVLVALAHQVESVFALVRDGKEQASQGLLSLSFQAKDILAELLTTHPPAEDIRQRAAELQAAFAVYDPAGKGPSGKAGANTDETPSTGSTREARPERTWRIHIAPQPRFLRHGNNPLLLLQELTDLGTSLVMGFSDQVPPLEKLDPQVCYLTWHVLLTTTATEQELKDIFIFVGDDALVEFTLVDDMGEADIPYKRLGEILLERGDIDTASLEAAISERAFLGEKLVEQGFVSPERVQSALEEQRYVQKNRESRRSAEAGSSIRVNTDKLGALVNLVGEFVALQAHLAHTAEASEDDTFLQMSEQMNRLVRELRTTAIEMRMVPIQLLFSGFLRLVRDLSRELKKEVSLVTKGGETELDKTVIDLLKDPLMHIIRNSLDHGIETPEERRSRGKPPGGTVTLSAAYAGAQVLITIADDGGGMDADRIRAKAEQKGLLEPGQDYRQEEILQCIFAPGFSTAEQATNVSGRGVGMDVVQKNLEQLSGSVRVTSVPGKGSTITLRIPLTLAIVEGLLAGIGNNLYLINLSYIERCLDLAEIPRRKGEMFFDYNGEILALLDLREYFRLTTDQPPPHRHVVVVSAGTQRIGLVVDALHDTYQSVIKPLGSLYEGVEGVGGAIILGDGTPALVLDVDRLVRLTEQPSPA; translated from the coding sequence ATGTCGATGCACGCTGACCCGCTGGAAACCTTCCGTGATGAGGCCCAGGAGCTACTGGCAGCACTGGAGCAGAATCTCCTTGCCCTGGAAGAGAATCCCTCCGATCACGAGATGATAGGGGCGGCCTTCCGGAATCTTCATACTCTCAAGGGATCTGCCGGGATGTTTGGCATGGATGTTCTGGTAGCGCTGGCCCACCAGGTGGAATCAGTCTTTGCCCTGGTGCGGGATGGAAAGGAGCAGGCCTCGCAGGGGCTGCTCTCCCTGAGTTTCCAGGCAAAAGATATCCTGGCAGAGCTCCTGACGACGCACCCTCCGGCGGAGGATATCCGTCAACGGGCAGCAGAACTGCAGGCCGCTTTTGCCGTCTACGACCCTGCCGGAAAGGGCCCTTCCGGGAAGGCTGGCGCGAACACTGATGAGACGCCCTCCACAGGAAGCACCAGGGAAGCTCGCCCGGAACGAACCTGGCGCATCCACATTGCTCCTCAACCCCGGTTTCTTCGTCACGGGAACAACCCTCTCCTGCTCTTGCAGGAACTGACAGACCTGGGAACATCCCTGGTGATGGGCTTCTCTGATCAGGTCCCACCCCTGGAAAAACTGGACCCCCAGGTGTGCTACCTGACCTGGCATGTACTGCTTACCACCACGGCAACGGAACAGGAACTGAAGGATATCTTCATTTTCGTGGGCGACGACGCCCTGGTAGAGTTCACCCTGGTGGACGACATGGGCGAAGCAGACATTCCCTACAAGCGCCTGGGAGAGATCCTGCTGGAACGGGGCGATATCGACACGGCCTCCCTGGAAGCGGCTATCAGCGAGCGAGCTTTCCTGGGAGAGAAACTGGTGGAACAAGGCTTTGTCTCTCCCGAGCGGGTACAGTCGGCCCTGGAAGAACAGCGCTACGTTCAGAAAAACCGGGAAAGCCGCCGTTCCGCCGAGGCAGGCTCCTCCATCCGGGTAAACACCGATAAGCTGGGTGCCCTGGTAAACCTGGTGGGAGAGTTCGTGGCGCTCCAGGCGCACCTGGCCCACACGGCCGAGGCCAGCGAGGACGATACCTTCCTCCAGATGAGCGAACAGATGAACCGCCTGGTGCGGGAACTCAGAACCACGGCGATCGAGATGAGAATGGTTCCCATTCAGCTCCTCTTTAGCGGGTTCCTCCGGCTGGTGCGGGATCTCTCCCGGGAACTGAAAAAAGAAGTTTCCCTGGTTACCAAGGGGGGCGAGACCGAGCTGGATAAAACGGTTATCGATCTTCTGAAAGATCCCCTGATGCACATTATCCGTAATAGCCTGGATCACGGCATCGAAACACCGGAAGAGCGGCGATCCCGGGGGAAACCTCCGGGAGGGACGGTAACGCTCAGCGCCGCCTACGCAGGAGCGCAGGTACTCATCACCATCGCCGACGATGGCGGCGGCATGGACGCCGACCGAATTCGTGCCAAGGCAGAGCAAAAGGGGCTCCTGGAGCCGGGGCAGGATTACCGCCAGGAGGAGATTCTGCAATGCATCTTTGCTCCCGGCTTTTCCACGGCAGAACAGGCAACAAACGTCTCGGGCCGGGGCGTCGGGATGGACGTGGTCCAGAAAAACCTGGAACAACTCTCCGGCTCAGTCCGGGTTACTTCGGTTCCCGGCAAAGGGAGCACGATCACCCTGCGGATTCCCCTCACCCTGGCCATTGTAGAGGGCTTGCTGGCAGGAATCGGAAACAACCTCTACCTCATCAACTTGAGCTATATCGAACGCTGCCTGGATCTGGCGGAGATCCCCCGGCGCAAGGGGGAGATGTTCTTCGACTACAACGGAGAGATTCTCGCCCTGCTGGATCTGCGGGAGTATTTTCGCCTCACTACAGATCAGCCGCCACCTCATCGCCACGTAGTGGTGGTTTCTGCAGGGACCCAGCGGATCGGCCTGGTGGTGGACGCTCTCCACGATACCTACCAGTCCGTTATCAAACCTCTGGGCAGCCTCTATGAAGGGGTTGAGGGTGTGGGGGGAGCGATCATTCTGGGAGACGGCACGCCCGCCCTGGTTCTTGATGTGGATCGCCTGGTCCGGCTGACCGAGCAGCCCTCTCCAGCCTGA
- a CDS encoding substrate-binding periplasmic protein, with protein MKGFVALVCTLCWMVIVLPGGAAAGDLHVVASGSFPPYVYTDDQGEITGITTEFVRAVLERAGIPETITQYPVSRAMHLVREEPRIMIMTVFRTPEREEQFHWIAPSSPPITSVLFRLTRRNDIRLGSLDDARPYRLGVVRGNNLHELLLARGFSEPSQLDPVVRNDQNISKLFLDRIDLMAGREMPTAVEIQTLGYSWQDLTPVLTLDSDVVWMACSLDTPEHLLLRLRDAARELHQEGVLEEIHRRYLFGLGMIAAIAPRPEGLE; from the coding sequence ATGAAAGGGTTTGTTGCCTTGGTATGCACGCTGTGCTGGATGGTTATCGTCCTTCCGGGAGGGGCTGCTGCAGGGGATTTGCACGTTGTCGCTTCGGGGAGCTTCCCTCCCTACGTTTATACCGACGACCAGGGAGAAATCACAGGCATAACCACGGAGTTTGTCCGAGCCGTCCTTGAGCGGGCCGGTATCCCTGAAACCATCACCCAATACCCCGTATCGCGGGCGATGCACCTGGTGCGGGAAGAACCGCGAATCATGATCATGACGGTCTTCAGAACCCCCGAGCGGGAAGAACAGTTCCACTGGATCGCCCCCAGCAGCCCCCCGATCACATCGGTCCTCTTTCGCCTCACCCGGCGGAATGATATCCGCCTTGGGTCGCTGGACGATGCCAGACCCTACCGGCTGGGCGTGGTGCGGGGGAACAACCTCCACGAACTCCTCCTGGCCCGGGGATTTTCCGAGCCCTCCCAGCTGGACCCGGTGGTCCGTAACGACCAGAACATTTCCAAACTCTTCCTGGACCGGATCGACCTCATGGCGGGCCGGGAGATGCCCACGGCCGTGGAGATCCAGACTCTGGGCTACTCCTGGCAGGACCTCACCCCCGTACTGACCCTGGACAGCGACGTGGTATGGATGGCCTGTAGCCTCGATACGCCGGAACACCTCCTTCTGCGCCTCCGCGATGCAGCCCGGGAACTTCACCAGGAGGGAGTCCTGGAGGAAATTCACCGGCGTTACCTCTTCGGGCTGGGCATGATCGCTGCAATCGCCCCCCGGCCGGAGGGGCTGGAGTAA
- a CDS encoding tripartite tricarboxylate transporter permease, translated as MENMQLFWGLMSPGVLMIVLSGVLIGIVVGAIPGLNGAIGISLLLPLTFTMRPELGLLLLGGIYMGGMYGGSITAILLNVPGDVVAAPAAMEGYPMTKQGRSKEALYYSIFSSMFGGFIGVLILIFFTPPLARFALKFGPAEMFFIALSGLVVIGALEGNIFKSLFAVTFGLFISTIGVDMITASQRFTLGNMNLRSGISVVPVVLGLFCLAEMFLNIGKKANESVVYKDQEITRRSVIKEILKHKILVVKSSMIGTFVGLLPGVGTTLAVFLSYGEAKRASKNPALFEKGSPEGIIAAESANNATVGTSMVPLLALGVPGSPTTAIIAGALIIHGIILGPSLFVNRPDVAYIFIYGMLLTVIAMTLIGAFGIKYFSYILKIKMEYIVPPVLVFALFGAYSLRNNIFDVLVAIVLGIVGAFFKKTGVPQAPIIIGLVLGGLIETNLMRAMTIAGAQRVSLLKYMLTNPLAIFLMVMVGVIFLVVIKMRIRTQ; from the coding sequence ATGGAGAATATGCAGCTGTTTTGGGGATTAATGTCTCCCGGTGTATTGATGATTGTACTCAGCGGTGTTCTGATAGGTATTGTAGTCGGGGCCATTCCTGGACTGAATGGAGCTATCGGTATTTCGCTCTTGCTACCCCTGACTTTTACCATGAGGCCTGAGTTGGGACTCTTGCTACTTGGGGGAATCTATATGGGAGGGATGTACGGCGGTTCGATTACTGCGATCCTCCTGAATGTCCCGGGGGATGTGGTTGCGGCACCAGCAGCCATGGAAGGATACCCCATGACGAAGCAGGGCCGATCGAAAGAAGCACTGTATTATTCAATTTTTTCAAGTATGTTTGGAGGATTCATTGGGGTTCTGATTCTGATTTTTTTCACTCCTCCCCTGGCTCGCTTTGCGCTGAAGTTTGGCCCGGCAGAAATGTTTTTTATCGCTCTTAGTGGATTGGTAGTTATCGGTGCTTTAGAAGGAAATATTTTCAAATCGTTATTTGCTGTCACATTCGGTCTGTTTATCAGTACCATTGGCGTTGACATGATAACGGCTTCTCAACGTTTTACTCTAGGTAATATGAACCTTCGGTCTGGAATCTCGGTAGTTCCTGTGGTGCTGGGGCTGTTTTGCCTGGCAGAAATGTTCTTAAATATCGGAAAAAAAGCAAATGAGTCCGTTGTCTATAAAGATCAGGAGATTACGCGTAGGTCGGTGATTAAAGAAATTCTTAAACATAAGATTTTGGTGGTAAAATCATCCATGATTGGCACTTTTGTGGGGCTTTTGCCGGGAGTAGGCACGACACTGGCAGTTTTTCTTTCATACGGGGAAGCCAAGAGGGCCTCAAAAAATCCTGCTCTTTTCGAGAAAGGGAGTCCTGAAGGCATTATCGCCGCCGAAAGCGCCAACAACGCGACTGTGGGAACATCGATGGTGCCACTTTTAGCGTTAGGGGTCCCGGGCAGCCCAACAACAGCCATTATCGCAGGTGCATTGATCATTCACGGAATTATTCTTGGTCCTAGTCTTTTTGTGAACCGTCCAGATGTTGCGTATATCTTTATCTATGGAATGCTGCTCACTGTGATTGCTATGACTCTGATTGGTGCTTTTGGCATCAAGTACTTCTCTTATATCCTAAAAATTAAGATGGAATATATCGTTCCTCCGGTACTGGTTTTCGCGCTTTTTGGCGCGTACAGTCTGCGGAACAATATCTTTGATGTGTTGGTTGCCATTGTGTTAGGAATAGTAGGGGCTTTTTTTAAAAAAACAGGTGTTCCACAAGCCCCCATCATTATCGGATTGGTGTTAGGAGGGCTTATTGAAACCAACTTAATGCGAGCAATGACTATTGCAGGTGCGCAACGAGTTTCGCTACTTAAGTATATGCTGACAAATCCGTTGGCAATTTTTTTGATGGTGATGGTGGGCGTGATCTTTCTTGTCGTTATTAAGATGCGTATAAGAACTCAGTAA
- a CDS encoding tripartite tricarboxylate transporter substrate binding protein has translation MKKMALMIIMATLAVAVAAAGGRTEDGATETGHFPAQSIRILVPYSAGGGGDTVARIVADSLGRKLGVQVNVINLEGAGGEIGITEMARSNADGYTLGVFGYPDNFVLENTRETEFQFDSFEYLASFDDMPMGIFAGPGSSFRTIDQLIAYGKKNPGRLTIGESGALGLLHALAFSDLLGIETTPVTLSGGADLMNTLLGNHIELASTSSMSHNAIVDAGGHPIGFAAADRMEMFPGVPTFKEQGINLEMGVSRVLVAPKGTPENVLTVITEALDIIGADPDFRERFEIATLPYRYMNRQEVNDALQRSNNVLMPVIERNRKRF, from the coding sequence ATGAAGAAAATGGCATTGATGATTATCATGGCAACACTGGCAGTGGCAGTGGCAGCGGCAGGGGGTAGGACGGAGGATGGTGCGACTGAAACTGGTCACTTCCCTGCTCAAAGCATTCGAATTCTTGTCCCCTACAGTGCGGGCGGTGGTGGTGATACAGTGGCAAGAATTGTCGCCGACTCGCTGGGCAGGAAACTGGGAGTTCAAGTCAATGTGATTAACCTGGAAGGTGCTGGTGGTGAAATTGGTATCACCGAAATGGCGCGGAGCAATGCCGATGGTTATACGCTGGGGGTCTTCGGATATCCCGATAATTTTGTGTTGGAAAACACCAGAGAGACCGAGTTTCAATTCGACAGTTTTGAATACCTGGCATCCTTCGATGATATGCCCATGGGTATATTTGCAGGACCTGGGAGTAGTTTTCGAACCATTGATCAGCTAATTGCCTACGGAAAGAAAAATCCAGGAAGGCTCACCATTGGCGAATCGGGTGCTCTTGGTCTGCTTCATGCGCTAGCTTTTTCAGATCTGCTTGGCATCGAAACCACACCAGTTACTCTTTCGGGGGGCGCTGATTTGATGAACACATTACTGGGTAACCACATTGAGTTGGCGTCGACTTCTTCCATGAGTCACAATGCAATAGTTGACGCTGGAGGACATCCAATAGGATTTGCGGCGGCTGATAGAATGGAAATGTTTCCGGGAGTACCCACGTTTAAGGAACAGGGAATCAATCTTGAAATGGGAGTCTCCCGTGTGTTGGTTGCTCCTAAAGGTACGCCAGAAAATGTGTTGACAGTTATTACTGAAGCGCTAGATATCATTGGTGCAGATCCTGATTTTCGGGAGAGATTTGAAATAGCCACTCTGCCCTATCGATATATGAACCGACAGGAAGTGAACGATGCATTACAACGTTCGAATAATGTGCTGATGCCAGTTATTGAAAGGAATCGAAAACGATTCTAG